One Longimicrobium sp. DNA segment encodes these proteins:
- a CDS encoding PQQ-dependent dehydrogenase, methanol/ethanol family, with amino-acid sequence MILPSRAFRATAVACLLLGGCKSREPQEDPKFPREMLKSTAVPFATPTERTHETTRARPAAAAFRPEDGQWVMSLKDYAGTRYSGLDQINTGTVRGLKLAWHFDLKLARGQEATPLVVDNTMYVVTSFPNLLYAFDLTRPGPAVKWVYDPKPARAAQGVACCDHVNRGAAYAAGRLFYATLDNYAVAVDAATGREIWRTRLGSIHAGETMTMAPLVVRDKVIFGNAGAEFGVRGWVRALDVATGRVVWTAWATGPDRDVLIGPRFRPFYAKDRGRDLGVTTWPAEHWKIGGGTMWGWLNYDPELDLLYYGTANAAPWNPEQRPGDNKWTATLFARRPDTGEAVWAYQWDPHNVFDWDGVNESLLLDMPVEGRMRRVMVRAERNGFVYVIDRATGEVLSATPYMHSTVVKGVDTRSGMPVEDLTMKPGYGKTAHGICPAVPGAKDWEPTAFSPRTGLVYIPANNLCMDVEGMEANYIAGTPYMGVSVKMYPGPGGHRGEMIGWDPVNRRRAWTIIEKFVLWSGPLATAGDLVFYGTMDRWLKAVDARTGQVLWRFQTATGIIAPPISYRGPDGKQYVAVLSGPGGWPGSVVSVPLDPRDETADKGFAGAMHDLPEYTGRGGHLYVFALP; translated from the coding sequence ATGATCCTCCCCTCGCGCGCCTTCCGCGCCACCGCTGTCGCATGCCTGCTTCTGGGCGGGTGCAAGTCCCGCGAGCCCCAGGAAGATCCCAAGTTCCCGCGCGAGATGCTCAAGAGCACCGCGGTGCCCTTCGCCACGCCCACTGAACGCACGCACGAGACGACGCGTGCGCGTCCCGCCGCGGCCGCCTTCCGGCCGGAGGACGGGCAATGGGTGATGTCGCTCAAGGACTACGCGGGGACGCGGTACAGCGGGCTGGACCAGATCAACACCGGCACCGTCAGGGGGCTGAAGCTGGCCTGGCACTTCGACCTGAAGCTGGCACGCGGGCAGGAGGCCACGCCGCTCGTGGTGGACAACACCATGTACGTGGTCACCTCCTTTCCCAACCTGCTGTACGCCTTCGACCTGACGCGCCCCGGCCCGGCGGTGAAGTGGGTGTACGATCCCAAGCCCGCGCGCGCGGCGCAGGGCGTTGCGTGTTGCGACCACGTGAACCGCGGCGCGGCGTACGCGGCGGGCCGGCTCTTCTACGCCACGCTGGACAACTACGCGGTGGCGGTGGACGCGGCGACGGGGCGCGAGATCTGGCGCACGCGGCTGGGGAGCATCCACGCCGGCGAGACGATGACCATGGCGCCGCTGGTGGTGCGCGACAAGGTGATCTTTGGCAACGCCGGCGCGGAGTTCGGGGTGCGCGGCTGGGTGCGGGCGCTGGACGTGGCGACAGGACGCGTGGTGTGGACGGCGTGGGCCACGGGGCCTGACCGCGACGTGCTGATCGGCCCCCGCTTCCGTCCCTTCTACGCCAAGGACCGGGGGCGCGACCTGGGCGTCACCACCTGGCCGGCGGAGCACTGGAAGATCGGCGGCGGCACCATGTGGGGGTGGCTCAACTACGATCCCGAGCTGGACCTCCTTTACTACGGCACCGCCAACGCCGCCCCCTGGAACCCCGAGCAGCGCCCCGGCGACAACAAGTGGACGGCCACCCTCTTCGCGCGGCGGCCGGACACGGGCGAGGCGGTGTGGGCGTACCAGTGGGACCCGCACAACGTCTTCGACTGGGACGGCGTCAACGAGAGCCTCCTCCTGGACATGCCGGTGGAGGGGCGGATGCGCCGCGTGATGGTGCGCGCCGAGCGCAACGGCTTCGTGTACGTGATCGACCGCGCCACGGGCGAGGTGCTCTCCGCTACGCCCTACATGCACAGCACGGTAGTGAAGGGGGTGGACACGCGCTCCGGGATGCCGGTGGAGGACCTGACGATGAAGCCCGGCTACGGCAAGACGGCGCACGGCATCTGCCCGGCCGTCCCCGGCGCCAAGGACTGGGAGCCGACCGCCTTCTCGCCGCGCACGGGGCTCGTCTACATCCCCGCCAACAACCTGTGCATGGACGTGGAGGGGATGGAGGCCAACTACATCGCGGGCACCCCGTACATGGGGGTGAGCGTCAAGATGTACCCCGGCCCCGGGGGCCACCGCGGCGAGATGATCGGCTGGGACCCGGTCAACCGCAGGCGCGCGTGGACGATCATCGAGAAGTTCGTGCTCTGGAGCGGCCCCCTGGCGACGGCCGGCGACCTGGTGTTCTACGGCACGATGGACCGCTGGCTCAAGGCGGTGGACGCCCGCACCGGCCAGGTGCTCTGGCGCTTCCAGACGGCCACGGGGATCATCGCCCCGCCCATCTCCTACCGCGGTCCGGACGGCAAGCAGTACGTGGCGGTCCTCTCCGGGCCGGGCGGATGGCCGGGCTCCGTCGTCTCCGTCCCCCTGGACCCGCGCGACGAGACGGCGGACAAGGGATTCGCGGGCGCCATGCACGACCTGCCGGAGTACACCGGGCGCGGCGGCCACCTCTACGTCTTCGCGCTGCCATGA
- the coxB gene encoding cytochrome c oxidase subunit II has translation MAMRSPSIRLAPSLAACALAGCTGTGVQDVLAPAGPQAARIAAWFWFSFALAVAVFVAFAAILFWGLFRAHRRHLRGEDTELPDKHGNRLVIWGGVVIPTVILLALLVFSAYTDRMISRLGRGPGEKPLTIEVVGEQFWWQVRYLDPEHPHREFITANEIHVPAGRPVRLLLKSRDVIHSFWVPNLNGKQDLVPGRTNDLVVQVDDPGTYRGQCAEFCGVQHAKMAMLVVAHPPREFDAWWESQLRPHAPPSDPEAARGEEVFMTNGCGTCHSIRGTLAKGTVAPDLSHFGSRRTVAAGTLPNTKGHLGGWIADPQAIKPGNRMPPVPLKGEELRALVSYLHSLK, from the coding sequence ATGGCGATGCGCTCTCCCTCCATCCGGCTCGCGCCCTCGCTGGCCGCGTGCGCGCTCGCCGGGTGCACGGGCACCGGCGTGCAGGACGTGCTCGCCCCCGCGGGGCCGCAGGCGGCGCGCATCGCGGCGTGGTTCTGGTTCAGCTTCGCGCTGGCGGTGGCGGTGTTCGTGGCGTTCGCGGCGATCCTGTTCTGGGGCCTCTTCCGCGCCCACCGCCGACACCTGCGCGGCGAAGACACCGAGCTGCCGGACAAACACGGAAACCGGCTGGTGATCTGGGGCGGCGTCGTGATCCCCACCGTCATCCTGCTGGCGCTGCTGGTGTTCAGCGCGTACACGGACCGCATGATCTCGCGCCTGGGGCGCGGGCCGGGCGAGAAACCGCTGACCATCGAGGTGGTGGGCGAGCAGTTCTGGTGGCAGGTGCGCTACCTGGACCCCGAGCACCCGCACCGCGAGTTCATTACCGCCAACGAGATCCACGTCCCCGCCGGGAGGCCGGTGAGGCTGCTGCTGAAGTCGCGCGACGTCATACACTCCTTCTGGGTGCCCAACCTGAACGGGAAGCAGGACCTGGTGCCGGGGCGCACCAACGACCTGGTGGTGCAGGTGGACGACCCCGGCACCTACCGCGGCCAGTGCGCCGAGTTCTGCGGAGTGCAGCACGCCAAGATGGCGATGCTCGTGGTCGCGCACCCGCCCAGGGAGTTCGACGCGTGGTGGGAATCGCAGCTTCGCCCCCACGCCCCGCCCTCGGACCCAGAGGCGGCGCGCGGGGAGGAGGTATTCATGACCAACGGCTGCGGCACCTGCCACTCCATCCGCGGCACGCTGGCCAAGGGGACGGTGGCGCCCGACCTGTCGCACTTCGGCAGCCGCCGCACCGTCGCGGCGGGGACGCTTCCCAACACGAAGGGGCACCTGGGCGGGTGGATCGCGGACCCGCAGGCCATCAAGCCGGGCAACCGGATGCCCCCCGTGCCCCTCAAGGGCGAGGAGCTGCGCGCGCTCGTCAGCTATCTCCACAGCCTCAAGTAA
- a CDS encoding c-type cytochrome, with amino-acid sequence MRTGTGWARLTCVLLCALALAACKRHEKAPKAWHVTQSHEIRDTAHRVRPGPGKPGPEAFRARGLPVDNPYEGDVKAIQEGRRLYNWMNCKGCHGEGGGGIGPTLWDDQWRYGGRGVDIAESILHGRPDGMPAFAGHIPEDQVWRIVAYVQSLEPRGGPYHAGVK; translated from the coding sequence ATGAGGACGGGCACCGGGTGGGCCCGGCTGACATGCGTGCTCCTGTGCGCGCTCGCGCTGGCCGCGTGCAAGCGGCACGAGAAGGCGCCCAAGGCGTGGCACGTCACGCAGTCGCACGAGATCCGCGACACGGCGCATCGGGTGCGGCCGGGGCCGGGGAAGCCGGGGCCGGAGGCGTTCCGAGCGCGCGGGCTGCCGGTGGACAATCCGTACGAGGGCGACGTGAAGGCGATCCAGGAGGGGCGGCGGCTCTACAACTGGATGAACTGCAAGGGGTGCCACGGCGAGGGCGGCGGCGGCATCGGCCCCACGCTGTGGGACGACCAGTGGCGCTACGGCGGGCGCGGCGTGGACATCGCCGAATCCATCCTCCACGGCCGCCCGGACGGGATGCCCGCCTTCGCGGGGCACATCCCCGAAGACCAGGTGTGGCGCATCGTCGCCTACGTGCAGTCGCTGGAGCCGCGCGGCGGGCCCTACCACGCGGGGGTGAAGTGA
- a CDS encoding SMP-30/gluconolactonase/LRE family protein, which translates to MAHRLPFPLGALLALCLCACGSAEARDAPLARKLHVVQGLGFPESVRYDAEQDVYFVSNMVGPGSVKDGKGYIARIPAATLGPVTIFAQGGTGGVVLDAPKGMAIQGDTLWVADIDVLRGFHRRTGAPLATLDLRPHRAMLLNDIAVGPDGTMRVTDTGISMTPKGVLYHGTDKIFAIGPGRAVSLLASGKELKLPNGITWDSAGRRWVVVAFHPFRSEVYTLGQGTRTTIAIGTGRFDGVEALSDGRLLVTSWSDSSLHVFSGKTEQRVIRGIWQPADLGVDTRRQRVAIPLVLQGRVEIWEIPGA; encoded by the coding sequence ATGGCGCACCGGCTCCCCTTCCCCCTGGGCGCACTCCTCGCGCTCTGCCTCTGCGCGTGCGGCTCGGCCGAGGCGCGCGACGCGCCGCTGGCCCGCAAGCTCCACGTGGTGCAGGGGCTCGGCTTTCCGGAGTCGGTGCGCTACGACGCGGAGCAGGACGTCTACTTCGTCTCCAACATGGTAGGCCCCGGGTCGGTCAAGGATGGCAAGGGCTACATCGCGCGCATCCCCGCGGCGACGCTGGGGCCGGTGACGATATTCGCGCAGGGCGGCACCGGCGGGGTGGTGCTGGACGCGCCGAAAGGGATGGCGATCCAGGGCGACACGCTGTGGGTGGCGGACATCGACGTGCTGCGCGGCTTCCATCGCCGCACCGGCGCGCCGCTCGCCACGCTCGACCTGCGCCCGCACCGCGCGATGCTGCTCAACGACATCGCGGTGGGGCCGGACGGCACGATGCGCGTGACGGACACGGGGATCTCGATGACGCCCAAGGGGGTCCTCTACCACGGCACGGACAAGATCTTTGCGATCGGGCCGGGCCGGGCGGTCTCGCTGCTGGCCAGCGGCAAGGAGCTGAAGCTGCCGAACGGGATCACCTGGGACTCCGCGGGGCGGCGCTGGGTCGTGGTGGCGTTCCACCCCTTCCGCAGCGAGGTGTACACGCTGGGCCAGGGCACCCGCACCACGATCGCAATCGGAACGGGGCGGTTCGACGGAGTGGAGGCGCTCAGCGACGGCCGGCTCCTGGTGACCTCGTGGAGCGATTCCAGCCTGCACGTCTTCAGCGGAAAGACGGAGCAGCGCGTGATCCGCGGGATATGGCAGCCGGCCGACCTGGGGGTGGACACGCGGAGGCAGCGCGTCGCTATCCCCCTCGTGCTGCAAGGGCGTGTGGAGATCTGGGAGATTCCGGGCGCATGA
- a CDS encoding c-type cytochrome, whose protein sequence is MTAAIRAATLALACTGLLGGCLRDLDPRLGERHTVPGGKPKEGPAAIRAYGCGSCHVIPGVRGARGLTAPPLAAWSGRRFIAGRVPNTPHELVSWIIHPQGIKPGTAMPDLGVTDQDARHIAAYLYTLKE, encoded by the coding sequence ATGACCGCCGCGATCCGGGCCGCCACGCTCGCGCTCGCCTGCACGGGGCTGCTGGGCGGCTGCCTGCGTGACCTGGACCCGCGTCTGGGCGAGCGGCACACGGTGCCGGGGGGGAAGCCAAAGGAGGGGCCGGCCGCGATCCGCGCGTACGGCTGCGGGAGCTGCCACGTGATCCCCGGCGTGCGTGGGGCGCGGGGGCTGACGGCTCCGCCGCTCGCGGCGTGGAGCGGGCGGAGGTTCATCGCGGGGCGGGTGCCCAACACGCCGCACGAGCTGGTGAGCTGGATCATCCACCCGCAGGGGATCAAGCCCGGAACGGCGATGCCCGATCTGGGCGTGACCGATCAGGACGCGCGCCACATCGCCGCGTACCTGTACACGCTGAAGGAGTGA